From Rhodococcus sp. B7740:
GGCCTCGAACTGTGCCAGTATCTCGCGCGTTGCGGTCAGTCCGTCGCCGTCCGGCATCCTGATGTCCATCAGTACGACGTCCGGTCGCAGTGCCGACACCTGCTGCACGGCATGCCTTCCCGAGCTCGCGTGCCCGACGACCTCGATGTCGGGATGGCCGGCGAGGAACAGCTCGAATCCCTGCCGAACGACGGGCTGATCGTCCGCGATGAGTACGGTGATCATGCCGGCATCTCCTGTGGTCGAGAGATCTTTCCGCCGACAGGTAGTCGAGCACGCACGGTCCACGTCGCTCGGTCGTCGGACGATCCTGCATCGAGGGTGCCGCCGAGTAGTGCGGTGCGCTCACGCATTCCGGGGATGCCGAACCCCTGACCCGAGGACTCGCGCAGCTCGGAGCTGTCCGGCGTGAGCGTGTTGGTGACGGTCACCTCGATGGCCGAGTTTAGGTTGGATACCTCGACGTAGACATCGCAGTTCGGCGCATGGCGTCGGGCGTTGGACAGCGATTCCTGAACGACGCGATAGCACGTCAACTGCACCGCGCTGTCGGTGTCGTCGCTGTCTGCGAGGATGCTCGTGTCGATGCGCCCGAACGACATTCGTGACTGCTCGATCAGTTCGGGAAGGTCGGCGATCATCGGCTGCGGAGCGCTGTTGTTCGTCTCGCTTGGGCGCAGTATGCCGACGATCTGGCGTAGGCTGTCGAGGGTCCGTTGGCCGTGATCGATTGCGCCGGTGAGTAGTTCGCGTGCCTCCTCGGGGTTGCTCGTGATGAGTGTCTTGGTTGCCTTGGCTTGGATGAGCATGCCGGTCAGGTGGTGGGCTGCGACGTCGTGTAGTTCGCGTGCCATGGCTCTTCGTTCGTTGTCCAGGGCTGCGTTCAGCTGTTGCCGGTGTTCGAGTTCGGCTCGGCCCAGGGCGGCCTCGCTCTCGAGTTCCTGCGCGCGGTTTCGTGCGATGTACTTGCCCAGTGCGATGAGCACCGTGTAGTTGATGGCGAGGTTCGCGATCTGTTCGGCGACCACGCCGATCGTGCCTCCGGGGCCGGCCGCGGCATCCGGGTAGGACAGGCGGGTGTCGACGCTGACTGCGATTTCGAGAATCAGCCCGACGGCGATGGGGGCGAACAGGCGTGGCCCGGTCACCCGAATTGCCAAGGCGACGATGGCGAACCAGTAC
This genomic window contains:
- a CDS encoding sensor histidine kinase, which codes for MLGDSRVPGFHRVVRTFRPSWRPRNPVVLPIEMLLATLFYAGFQLSTGTVGDTRDELVSSPPLIAVSVVALLAMTAVTCVRRSFPVTAYLSVVAISVALILVLPDRTLGFTPLYWFAIVALAIRVTGPRLFAPIAVGLILEIAVSVDTRLSYPDAAAGPGGTIGVVAEQIANLAINYTVLIALGKYIARNRAQELESEAALGRAELEHRQQLNAALDNERRAMARELHDVAAHHLTGMLIQAKATKTLITSNPEEARELLTGAIDHGQRTLDSLRQIVGILRPSETNNSAPQPMIADLPELIEQSRMSFGRIDTSILADSDDTDSAVQLTCYRVVQESLSNARRHAPNCDVYVEVSNLNSAIEVTVTNTLTPDSSELRESSGQGFGIPGMRERTALLGGTLDAGSSDDRATWTVRARLPVGGKISRPQEMPA